A region of the Candidatus Hydrogenedentota bacterium genome:
GCTCCATCGGCGTTGACATGCTAGGCAAGGACTGAAGAACATGAGCAATGAGCACGGCAAGGTGGTGAAGGTTTCCGGACCCCTCGTCCAGGCGAGCGGCCTGCGCGGCGCGCGCATGTACGACATGGTGCGCGTCGGCAACGACAGGCTCTTCGGCGAGATCATCGAGATCCGGAACGATCTCTACTCGATCCAGGTCTACGAGGAGACCGAGGGCATCGGCCCCGGCCAGCCCGTGGTCCGGACGGGGGTGCCCCTGAGCGTCGAGCTCGGGCCGGGGCTCATCCGGTCCATCTACGACGGCGTGCAGCGGCCGCTGGACGCGCTCTACCGGGGCTTCGGCGACTTCATCGTGCGCGGCGCGGAGAGCCCGTCGCTGGACCGCAAGGCCCAGTGGGACTTTGTGCCCGCCGCCAAGGTTGGGGACACCGTCGTGGCCGGCGACGTGCTCGGCACGGTCAAGGAGAGCATCCTGGTCGTCCATAAGATCATGGTTTCCCCCGATGTGAAGGGGGAGGCGAAGGTGGCCAAGATCGGCCCCGTCACCGGCAACGTGGACACCGAGGTCGCCGTGCTGGAGACCGCGGCGGGCCCCGTCCCCGTCACCATGGTCCACCGGTGGCCCGTGCGCAAGCCGCGCCCCGTCACGGGCAAGATGCAGCCGTCCGTGCCCATGGTCACGGGCCAGCGCGTCGTGGACATGTTCTTCCCCCTGACCAAGGGCGGCACGGCCTGCGTGCCCGGCCCCTTCGGCTCCGGCAAGACCGTCGTGCAGCACCAGCTCGCCAAGTGGTCCGACGTGGACATCGTGGTCTACGTGGGCTGCGGCGAGCGCGGCAACGAGATGACCGACGTGCTCATGGAGTTCCCGCACCTGAAGGACCCCAAGTCGGGCGAGTCCCTCATGGAGCGCACCGTCCTCGTGGCCAACACGTCCAACATGCCCGTGGCCGCCCGGGAGGCCTCCGTGTTCACCGGCATCACCATCGCCGAGTATTTCCGCGACATGGGCTACTCCGTGGCCCTGATGGCCGACTCCACCAGCCGCTGGGCCGAGGCCATGCGCGAGATGTCCGGACGCCTCGAGGAGATGCCCGGCGAGGAGGGCTACCCGGCCTACCTCGGCTCCCGCATCGCCGCCTTCTACGAGCGCTCCGGCAGCGTCACCTGCCTCGGGTCCGACAAGCGCGCGGGCACCCTGTCCCTCATCGGCGCGGTGTCCCCCGCCGGCGGCGACTTCTCCGAGCCCGTGACCCAGGCCACGCTCCGTGTCGTGAAGGTCTTTTGGGGGCTCGATGACAAGCTGGCCTTTGCCCGCCACTTCCCGGCCATCAACTGGCTCACCTCCTACTCCCTCTACCAGGAGACGGTGGACGCCTACGCGAACGCGAACGTCGCCCCGGGCTGGGAGGCCGCCCGCAAGCGGGCCATGGGCCTGCTGCAGCGCGAGGCCGAACTGGAGGAGCTGGTCCGCCTCGTGGGCATGGACGCCCTGGCCGCCGGCGACCGCCTGCTCATGCAGGCCGCCAAAATGGTGCGCGAGGACTTCCTCCACCAGAACGCCTTCGACGACCGCGACACCTACACGTCGCTGCCCAAGCAGTACCGCCTCCTGTCGCTCATCCAGCACTACGAGGACGAGGCCCGGGCCGCCCTGGAGCAGGGCGCGGAGTTGAACACGCTGCTTACCCTGCCCGTGCTGGAGGACATCTCCAAGGCGCGGCTCATCGCCGAGGAAAGGCTGGAGGAGTTTGACGCGCTGAATGCGCAGGTTTCGGAGGCCGTCGCGGCCCTTCCCCGCTACTAGAAACGCTGGACACTGGACGCAACCCAACCGCAGAGAGCAAGAAGCATGGTCACCAGAGAATACCGCACAGCAAGACAGATCATCGGGCCGCTGGCCATGGTGGACGGCGTCGAGGGCATCACCTACGGCGAGCTCACGGACATCAAACTGGACAACGGGGAACTGCGCCGCGGCCGCGTGCTTGAAGTGAACGGCGACAAGGCCGTGGTCCAGGTCTTCGAGGGCACGAGCGGCCTGGCGCCCGAGGAGATGACCGTCAAGTTCCTCGGCAAGCCGCAGGAGATCGGCGTGTCCGAGGACATGCTCGGCCGCGTCTTCGACGGGTCCGGACGCCCCATTGACAAGGGGCCGGAGATCATCCCCGAGAAGTGGGTGAACATCAACGGCAACCCGATGAACCCCTACGCCCGCGACTACCCCAACGAGTTCATCCAGACCGGCATCTCGACCATTGACCTGCTCAACACCCTCGTGCGCGGCCAGAAGCTCCCCATCTTCTCCGCCTCCGGCCTGCCCCACTCCCGCCTCGCGGCGCAGGTGGCCCGCCAGGCCCAGACGCGCAAGGGCGGCGAGAAGTTCGCCGTGATCTTCGCCGCCATGGGCATCACCTTCGAGGAGTCCGAGTTCTTCCAGGCCGACTTCCGCCGCACCGGCGCCATCGAGCGCGCCGTGCTCTTCATCAACC
Encoded here:
- a CDS encoding V-type ATP synthase subunit B (produces ATP from ADP in the presence of a proton gradient across the membrane; the B subunit is part of the catalytic core of the ATP synthase complex); translated protein: MVTREYRTARQIIGPLAMVDGVEGITYGELTDIKLDNGELRRGRVLEVNGDKAVVQVFEGTSGLAPEEMTVKFLGKPQEIGVSEDMLGRVFDGSGRPIDKGPEIIPEKWVNINGNPMNPYARDYPNEFIQTGISTIDLLNTLVRGQKLPIFSASGLPHSRLAAQVARQAQTRKGGEKFAVIFAAMGITFEESEFFQADFRRTGAIERAVLFIN
- a CDS encoding V-type ATP synthase subunit A, which translates into the protein MSNEHGKVVKVSGPLVQASGLRGARMYDMVRVGNDRLFGEIIEIRNDLYSIQVYEETEGIGPGQPVVRTGVPLSVELGPGLIRSIYDGVQRPLDALYRGFGDFIVRGAESPSLDRKAQWDFVPAAKVGDTVVAGDVLGTVKESILVVHKIMVSPDVKGEAKVAKIGPVTGNVDTEVAVLETAAGPVPVTMVHRWPVRKPRPVTGKMQPSVPMVTGQRVVDMFFPLTKGGTACVPGPFGSGKTVVQHQLAKWSDVDIVVYVGCGERGNEMTDVLMEFPHLKDPKSGESLMERTVLVANTSNMPVAAREASVFTGITIAEYFRDMGYSVALMADSTSRWAEAMREMSGRLEEMPGEEGYPAYLGSRIAAFYERSGSVTCLGSDKRAGTLSLIGAVSPAGGDFSEPVTQATLRVVKVFWGLDDKLAFARHFPAINWLTSYSLYQETVDAYANANVAPGWEAARKRAMGLLQREAELEELVRLVGMDALAAGDRLLMQAAKMVREDFLHQNAFDDRDTYTSLPKQYRLLSLIQHYEDEARAALEQGAELNTLLTLPVLEDISKARLIAEERLEEFDALNAQVSEAVAALPRY